A portion of the Rhodococcus pseudokoreensis genome contains these proteins:
- a CDS encoding helicase HerA-like domain-containing protein: MTPQSQDGDATSTPAERAAAARAAAAEAARVAAEAAAAAEAAEQEARDAEAAENRVPAGVAAPSGAAADIAAGYSSEGAALELGTVVLDGAVDPAARVRIPLATINRHGLVAGATGTGKTKTLQGIAEQLSAAGVPVVMADVKGDLSGLSQPGEATGKIAARAAETGEDQWRPAGSPVEFLSLGTEGLGIPVRATITAFGPILLAKVLGLNETQESTLGLIFHWADVQGLALLDLKDLRSVIAHLTSDEGKADLKGIGGVSPATAGVILRALVNLEADGGDTFFGEPELETEDLLRVIDGTGVITLFELGAQAARPALFSTFLMWVLADLFQTLPEEGDLDKPKLVFIFDEAHLLFADASKAFLQQVEQTVKLIRSKGVGVFFCTQLPTDVPNAVLSQLGARIQHALRAFTPDDQKALTKTVRTYPTTENYDLEKALTSLGIGEAVVTVLSERGAPTPVAWTRIRPPRSLMDTIGNDAIRAAAASSPLHAKYGQTVDRESAYEKLTAKVAGAPAAEPGLDLPPLPDLPPPAPAQPEGPNMAEQILGNSAVKSFLRSAASAAGREISRSIFGTGRRRKR; encoded by the coding sequence ATGACCCCGCAATCCCAGGACGGCGACGCGACCTCGACCCCGGCGGAAAGGGCGGCGGCCGCGAGGGCGGCAGCCGCCGAGGCGGCCAGGGTTGCGGCGGAGGCTGCGGCAGCAGCGGAGGCGGCCGAGCAGGAGGCCAGGGACGCGGAGGCGGCGGAGAACCGTGTTCCTGCAGGCGTCGCCGCCCCGTCGGGTGCCGCCGCGGACATCGCGGCCGGGTACTCCTCTGAGGGTGCGGCGCTGGAACTGGGAACCGTGGTTCTGGACGGCGCCGTGGATCCCGCGGCCCGCGTGCGCATCCCCCTCGCGACGATCAACCGGCACGGACTCGTCGCCGGCGCCACCGGGACGGGAAAGACGAAGACGCTGCAGGGTATTGCCGAGCAGTTGTCGGCTGCAGGAGTTCCCGTGGTGATGGCCGACGTGAAGGGCGACCTGTCGGGCCTGTCACAGCCGGGCGAGGCCACCGGCAAGATCGCGGCCCGGGCGGCCGAGACGGGCGAGGACCAGTGGCGGCCCGCGGGATCCCCCGTCGAATTCCTCTCGCTGGGAACGGAAGGCCTGGGCATCCCCGTCCGCGCGACCATCACCGCGTTCGGGCCGATCCTGCTCGCCAAGGTGCTCGGGCTCAACGAGACTCAGGAGTCCACGCTGGGGCTGATCTTCCACTGGGCCGACGTCCAGGGGCTTGCGCTGCTCGATCTGAAGGATCTGCGATCGGTCATCGCACACCTCACCAGCGACGAGGGCAAGGCCGATTTGAAGGGCATCGGCGGCGTGTCCCCGGCCACGGCCGGTGTGATCCTCAGGGCCCTCGTCAATCTCGAAGCGGACGGCGGCGACACGTTCTTCGGGGAACCCGAACTCGAGACCGAGGATCTGCTCCGGGTGATCGACGGCACGGGTGTGATCACGTTGTTCGAGTTGGGCGCCCAGGCCGCGCGCCCCGCACTGTTCTCCACGTTCCTGATGTGGGTGCTGGCGGATCTGTTCCAGACCCTGCCCGAGGAAGGCGATCTCGACAAACCCAAGCTCGTCTTCATCTTCGACGAGGCGCACCTGCTGTTCGCGGACGCGTCGAAGGCGTTCCTGCAGCAGGTCGAACAGACCGTGAAGCTCATCCGCTCCAAGGGCGTGGGGGTGTTCTTCTGCACCCAGTTGCCGACGGACGTCCCGAACGCGGTGCTGTCGCAACTCGGTGCCCGAATCCAGCACGCGCTGCGCGCCTTCACGCCCGACGACCAGAAGGCGCTGACCAAAACGGTACGGACGTACCCGACCACCGAGAACTACGACCTCGAGAAGGCCCTCACGTCACTGGGCATCGGCGAGGCGGTCGTGACGGTCCTGTCGGAACGGGGCGCGCCGACACCGGTGGCCTGGACGAGGATTCGGCCTCCCCGCTCGCTGATGGACACCATCGGCAACGACGCGATCAGGGCTGCGGCGGCGTCGAGCCCGCTTCACGCGAAGTACGGGCAGACCGTCGACCGGGAATCGGCGTACGAGAAGCTGACGGCCAAGGTCGCCGGTGCGCCTGCCGCGGAACCGGGCCTCGACCTGCCCCCGCTGCCCGACCTGCCGCCCCCTGCGCCCGCGCAGCCGGAGGGGCCGAACATGGCCGAGCAGATCCTCGGGAACTCCGCGGTGAAGAGTTTCCTCCGCTCGGCAGCGTCGGCGGCAGGCCGCGAGATCTCCCGCAGCATCTTCGGGACCGGGCGACGTCGCAAGCGGTGA
- a CDS encoding L,D-transpeptidase, with protein sequence MGVGRGGRMRAQSVSSVSKTATIVAASLVFALSIAGCTVSGADSVTSEGEAPIDSNPVTELIKPKLTASAVDGAVGFSPGQPVTVTVADGTLAKVTMLNPEGEPVDGAIAPDGLSWVNTEPLGYDKEYRLEVKANGLGGGTVSTSEFTTSAPGNVTKPYVLPSEGDVVGIGQPIAVQFDENIPDRKAAESAITVTTTPPVEGAFYWVNNREVRWRPQSYWAPGTAVDVKVAVYGRDLGDGLFGQEDVHTAFTIGDAVVATADDNTKQVTFERNGEVIMTMPTSMGKDDTPTDNGVYIIGDRFANLVMDSSTYGVPVNSPQGYKTPVDWATRMSYSGIFFHSAPWSVGQQGYSNASHGCLNLSPSNAKWVYDNTKRGDIVVVKNTLGGTLSGTDGLGDWNIPWDVWKAGNANA encoded by the coding sequence ATGGGTGTGGGGCGTGGCGGGCGCATGCGTGCGCAATCGGTGAGTTCCGTCTCGAAGACGGCGACGATTGTGGCGGCATCACTCGTATTCGCATTGTCGATCGCAGGGTGCACCGTCTCCGGTGCCGACAGCGTCACGTCGGAAGGTGAGGCGCCGATCGATTCCAATCCGGTCACCGAACTCATCAAGCCGAAGCTGACGGCGTCGGCAGTCGATGGTGCGGTGGGATTCTCGCCGGGACAACCGGTGACGGTGACGGTGGCCGACGGCACGCTGGCGAAGGTCACCATGCTCAACCCGGAGGGCGAGCCGGTCGACGGCGCCATCGCCCCCGACGGGTTGTCCTGGGTCAACACGGAGCCGCTGGGCTACGACAAGGAGTACCGGCTCGAGGTGAAGGCGAACGGGCTCGGTGGCGGCACCGTCTCGACGTCCGAGTTCACCACCAGCGCGCCCGGAAACGTCACCAAGCCGTACGTGCTGCCGTCCGAGGGCGACGTGGTAGGCATCGGTCAGCCGATCGCCGTCCAGTTCGACGAGAACATCCCCGACCGCAAGGCGGCGGAGTCGGCGATCACGGTGACGACGACTCCGCCCGTCGAGGGCGCGTTCTACTGGGTGAACAACCGCGAGGTGCGGTGGCGTCCGCAGAGCTACTGGGCACCCGGCACCGCCGTGGACGTGAAGGTCGCCGTGTACGGCCGGGATCTCGGTGACGGCCTGTTCGGTCAGGAGGACGTCCATACCGCGTTCACGATCGGCGACGCCGTCGTCGCGACCGCGGACGACAACACCAAGCAGGTCACGTTCGAGCGCAACGGCGAAGTCATCATGACGATGCCCACGTCGATGGGTAAGGACGACACACCCACCGACAACGGCGTCTACATCATCGGCGACCGGTTCGCGAACCTCGTCATGGATTCGTCCACGTACGGCGTGCCCGTCAACTCGCCGCAGGGATACAAGACTCCCGTCGACTGGGCCACGCGAATGTCGTACAGCGGCATCTTCTTCCACTCGGCGCCGTGGTCGGTGGGGCAGCAGGGCTACTCGAACGCGAGCCACGGCTGCCTGAACCTCAGCCCGTCCAACGCGAAGTGGGTGTACGACAACACGAAGCGCGGCGACATCGTCGTCGTCAAGAACACGCTGGGCGGCACCCTGTCGGGCACGGACGGCCTCGGGGACTGGAACATCCCGTGGGATGTCTGGAAGGCGGGCAACGCCAACGCCTGA
- a CDS encoding NADPH-dependent 2,4-dienoyl-CoA reductase: protein MTQFPQLLAPLDLGFTTLKNRVIMGSIHTGLEDRAKDVPRLAEYFAERARGGVALIVTGGYAPNRTGWLLPFGAKLTNRVEARRHRAITKAVHDEGGKIALQILHAGRYSYQPFSVSASSIKAPINPFRPRKLTGRGVRWQIRNFVRCARLAQQANYDGVEIMGGEGYFVNQFLCERTNKRTDEWGGTPENRRRMAVEIVRRTRKAVGPDFIIIFRLSMADLVEGGQTWDEIVALAQEVEAAGATIINTDIGWHESRVPTIVTSVPRAAFADITGKLEKHVTIPVAASNRINMPEVAEEILTRGDAQLISMARPMLADPDWVRKAEAGTPDEINTCIACNQACLDHAFVRKHVSCLLNPRAGRETELTLSPTRTAKRVAVVGAGPAGLSAALGLAQRGHAVTLFEADSEIGGQFGIARKIPGKEEFAETIRYYNRQLPLAGVDVRLDTRVTATELVGTYDEVIVATGVTPRVPSIPGIDHPKVLTYPEVVRGGRPVGRSVAVIGAGGIGVDVSEFLTHEHSPTLDLKEWKQEWGVTEPEAAAGALTTPIPEPSPREVYLLQRKSGRIGAGLAKTTGWVHRAALKSKGVQELSGVNYERIDDDGLHITFGTKREKPRTLAVDNVVICAGQESVRDLVDELTVAGVTTHVIGGADVAAELDAKRAIEQGTRLAARI from the coding sequence ATGACACAGTTCCCCCAGCTGCTCGCCCCCCTCGACCTCGGCTTCACGACGCTGAAGAACCGGGTGATCATGGGTTCCATCCACACCGGACTCGAGGACCGCGCCAAGGACGTCCCCCGGCTGGCGGAGTACTTCGCCGAGCGCGCCCGCGGAGGGGTCGCGCTGATCGTCACCGGCGGTTACGCGCCCAACCGGACGGGCTGGCTGTTGCCGTTCGGCGCGAAGCTCACCAACCGTGTCGAGGCCCGCAGGCACCGCGCGATCACGAAGGCGGTGCACGACGAGGGCGGCAAGATCGCCCTGCAGATCCTGCACGCAGGCCGGTACAGTTACCAGCCGTTCAGTGTCTCCGCCTCGTCGATCAAGGCGCCGATCAACCCGTTCCGGCCCCGCAAACTCACCGGTCGCGGCGTCCGCTGGCAGATCCGCAACTTCGTTCGCTGCGCGCGTCTCGCGCAGCAGGCGAATTACGACGGCGTCGAGATCATGGGCGGCGAAGGCTACTTCGTCAACCAGTTCCTGTGCGAGCGCACCAACAAGCGCACCGACGAGTGGGGTGGTACTCCCGAGAACCGCCGCCGGATGGCCGTCGAGATCGTCCGCCGCACGCGCAAGGCGGTCGGCCCGGACTTCATCATCATCTTCCGCCTGTCGATGGCCGACCTCGTGGAGGGCGGTCAGACCTGGGACGAGATCGTCGCGCTGGCACAGGAAGTGGAGGCGGCGGGCGCCACAATCATCAACACCGACATCGGCTGGCACGAATCGCGTGTTCCCACGATCGTGACGTCGGTGCCGCGGGCCGCGTTCGCCGACATCACCGGCAAACTCGAGAAGCACGTGACCATCCCCGTGGCCGCGTCGAACCGGATCAACATGCCGGAGGTCGCCGAGGAGATCCTGACCCGCGGTGACGCACAGCTGATCTCGATGGCACGCCCGATGCTCGCCGATCCCGACTGGGTGCGGAAGGCGGAGGCAGGCACCCCCGACGAGATCAACACATGCATCGCGTGCAACCAGGCCTGCCTCGACCACGCCTTCGTCCGCAAGCACGTATCGTGCCTGCTGAATCCGCGGGCAGGCCGGGAAACGGAACTGACGCTCTCCCCCACCCGGACCGCGAAGCGGGTCGCCGTTGTCGGCGCCGGCCCCGCGGGGCTGTCCGCGGCGCTCGGCCTGGCTCAGCGCGGCCACGCGGTGACCCTGTTCGAGGCGGATTCGGAGATCGGCGGCCAGTTCGGCATCGCCCGCAAAATTCCCGGTAAGGAGGAGTTCGCGGAGACCATCCGGTACTACAACCGCCAGCTGCCGCTCGCCGGCGTCGACGTCCGGCTCGACACCCGCGTCACCGCGACCGAGCTGGTCGGCACGTACGACGAGGTGATCGTCGCGACCGGAGTGACGCCCCGCGTCCCGTCGATTCCGGGGATCGATCATCCGAAGGTGCTCACGTATCCGGAGGTCGTCCGGGGTGGCAGGCCCGTCGGACGGTCGGTCGCGGTGATCGGAGCCGGCGGGATCGGCGTCGACGTCAGCGAATTCCTTACCCACGAGCACTCGCCGACTCTCGATCTGAAGGAATGGAAGCAGGAGTGGGGTGTCACCGAACCCGAAGCGGCGGCGGGCGCCCTCACCACCCCCATTCCGGAACCGTCGCCGCGCGAGGTGTACCTACTGCAACGCAAGAGCGGCCGGATCGGCGCGGGACTCGCCAAGACCACCGGCTGGGTCCACCGGGCGGCGCTGAAGAGCAAGGGCGTCCAGGAACTGTCCGGGGTCAACTACGAGCGCATCGACGACGACGGCCTGCACATCACGTTCGGCACCAAGCGGGAGAAGCCCCGCACCCTGGCCGTCGACAACGTCGTGATCTGCGCGGGCCAGGAATCGGTGCGTGACCTCGTCGACGAACTGACCGTCGCCGGCGTCACCACCCATGTCATCGGGGGCGCCGACGTCGCCGCCGAACTCGACGCCAAGCGCGCCATCGAGCAGGGCACCCGGCTCGCGGCCCGCATCTGA
- the orn gene encoding oligoribonuclease, whose protein sequence is MQDKLVWIDCEMTGLRLGTDKLIEIAALVTDSELNVLGEGVDIVIHADDDALAAMPDVVTKMHENSGLTDEVRKSTVTLADAEQQVLAYIREHVPVAGTAPLAGNSIATDRGFIARDMPDLDTYLHYRMIDVSSIKELSRRWYPRIYFGQPEKGLAHRALADIKESIRELKYYRKTAFVSEPGPSTSDIAAVVEELGPA, encoded by the coding sequence GTGCAGGACAAACTTGTGTGGATCGATTGTGAAATGACCGGGCTCCGCCTCGGTACCGACAAGCTGATCGAGATCGCGGCTCTGGTCACGGACAGCGAGTTGAACGTACTCGGTGAGGGTGTCGACATCGTCATCCACGCCGACGACGACGCGCTCGCGGCCATGCCCGACGTGGTGACCAAGATGCATGAGAACTCGGGACTGACCGACGAGGTCCGGAAATCCACGGTCACCCTCGCCGACGCCGAGCAGCAGGTGCTCGCCTACATCCGCGAGCACGTCCCCGTCGCAGGCACGGCGCCGCTCGCAGGCAACTCGATCGCCACCGACCGCGGATTCATCGCCCGCGACATGCCGGACCTCGACACCTACCTGCACTACCGCATGATCGACGTCAGCTCCATCAAGGAACTGTCCCGGCGCTGGTACCCGCGGATCTACTTCGGTCAGCCCGAAAAAGGTCTCGCCCACCGCGCCCTGGCAGACATCAAGGAGTCGATCCGGGAGTTGAAGTACTACCGGAAAACGGCGTTCGTATCCGAGCCCGGACCGTCTACCAGCGACATCGCCGCAGTCGTCGAGGAACTCGGACCCGCCTGA
- a CDS encoding DUF3618 domain-containing protein: MPRDTESIEREIENARNQLASTLDELTVRTNPKRLVENTKRTLIAKLNEPAVKYGLIAVGAVAGLLVLRRALR, translated from the coding sequence GTGCCCAGGGACACCGAGAGCATCGAGCGTGAGATCGAGAACGCGCGTAATCAGCTCGCGAGCACTCTCGACGAATTGACGGTCCGCACCAACCCGAAGCGTCTCGTGGAGAACACGAAGCGGACGCTGATCGCGAAGCTGAACGAGCCGGCGGTCAAGTACGGACTGATCGCCGTGGGTGCGGTGGCAGGGCTCCTGGTGCTCCGCAGAGCGTTGCGCTGA
- the cmrA gene encoding mycolate reductase (Catalyzes the final step in mycolic acid biosynthesis.), with protein MSLPNPTPSARAVVTGASSGIGEALAADLASRGHSLILVARRGEVMESLAGTLRDKYGVEVDVRACDLSDRDARAALVTELAGREVSVLCNNAGIATFGPVAGLDPAYERAQVELNAVAVHDLTLAVLPGMIERGSGAILMVGSAAGNMPIPHNATYAASKAFVNTFSESLRGELKGTGVNVTLLAPGPVRTEEPDPADASIVDRLVPDFLWISSEYTAKVSLDGLADNKMRVVPGIISKAMSVAGQYSPRAVVAPIVGTFYKKLGS; from the coding sequence GTGAGCTTGCCGAACCCCACCCCCAGTGCCCGCGCCGTCGTGACCGGCGCCTCGTCCGGAATCGGCGAGGCGCTGGCCGCCGACCTGGCCTCCCGGGGCCACTCCCTGATCCTCGTCGCGCGCCGCGGCGAGGTGATGGAGTCACTCGCCGGGACCCTGCGCGACAAGTACGGCGTCGAGGTCGACGTGCGCGCGTGCGACCTGTCGGATCGGGACGCGCGGGCCGCGCTGGTCACCGAACTTGCGGGCCGTGAGGTCAGCGTCCTGTGCAACAACGCGGGCATCGCCACGTTCGGGCCCGTCGCCGGACTCGACCCCGCCTACGAGCGGGCCCAGGTGGAGCTCAACGCCGTTGCGGTGCACGACCTCACCCTCGCGGTGCTGCCCGGGATGATCGAACGCGGGTCCGGGGCGATCCTCATGGTCGGCTCGGCCGCGGGCAACATGCCCATCCCCCACAACGCCACCTACGCGGCCAGCAAGGCGTTCGTCAACACGTTCTCCGAATCGCTGCGCGGCGAACTGAAGGGAACGGGCGTGAACGTCACCCTGCTCGCCCCCGGACCGGTGCGCACCGAGGAGCCCGACCCGGCGGATGCGTCGATCGTGGACAGGCTGGTGCCCGACTTCCTGTGGATCTCCAGCGAATACACCGCCAAGGTGTCGCTCGACGGCCTGGCCGACAACAAGATGCGCGTCGTGCCCGGCATCATCAGCAAGGCGATGTCCGTTGCCGGGCAGTACAGCCCGCGCGCGGTGGTCGCGCCGATCGTCGGGACGTTCTACAAGAAGCTGGGCAGTTAG
- a CDS encoding PadR family transcriptional regulator: MALEHALLVSLTEHSGSGYELARRFDKSIGFFQSATHQQIYRVLKRMDEAGWVDAEVVAQDGRPDKKVYRVSAAGRAELARWIAEPTEPNHLRNELAVKIRAARHGDVAALTAEVARHRDGHAARLEVYRMIEKRDFPAPDQLSGAALHQYLVLRGGIRVEEGFADWCQEVLDALSH; the protein is encoded by the coding sequence GTGGCACTCGAACATGCGCTCCTCGTCTCCCTGACCGAGCACTCCGGCTCGGGCTACGAATTGGCGCGCCGGTTCGACAAGTCCATCGGCTTCTTCCAGAGCGCCACCCACCAGCAGATCTACCGCGTCCTCAAACGCATGGACGAGGCCGGCTGGGTCGACGCCGAGGTGGTGGCGCAGGACGGCCGACCCGACAAGAAGGTGTACCGGGTCAGTGCGGCCGGACGCGCGGAACTCGCGCGCTGGATCGCCGAACCCACCGAGCCCAATCACCTGCGCAACGAGCTGGCCGTGAAGATCCGCGCCGCTCGACACGGGGACGTCGCCGCACTCACGGCCGAGGTCGCCCGCCACCGCGACGGCCACGCCGCCCGGCTCGAGGTCTACCGCATGATCGAAAAACGCGACTTTCCCGCACCGGACCAGCTCTCCGGGGCGGCCCTGCACCAGTACCTCGTCCTGCGCGGCGGAATCCGCGTCGAGGAGGGGTTCGCCGACTGGTGTCAAGAAGTACTCGACGCGCTCTCACACTAA
- the bcp gene encoding thioredoxin-dependent thiol peroxidase, translating to MTDNSRLAPGDTAPAFTLPDADGNDVSLADFRGRKVVVYFYPAASTPGCTKQACDFRDNLADLNGAGLDVIGISPDKPAKLAKFRDNEELTFPLLSDPEKTTLEAWGAFGEKKMYGKTVQGVIRSTFLVDEDGKIEVAQYNVRATGHVAKLRRDLSV from the coding sequence GTGACCGACAACAGCAGACTCGCCCCCGGCGACACCGCCCCCGCCTTCACGCTGCCCGACGCCGACGGCAACGACGTGTCGCTCGCCGACTTCCGCGGCCGCAAGGTCGTCGTGTACTTCTACCCGGCGGCGAGCACGCCGGGCTGCACCAAACAGGCGTGCGACTTTCGCGACAATCTCGCCGACCTCAACGGCGCAGGCCTGGACGTGATCGGCATCTCCCCCGACAAGCCGGCGAAGCTGGCCAAGTTCCGCGACAACGAGGAACTGACGTTCCCCCTTCTCTCCGACCCCGAGAAGACCACGCTCGAGGCGTGGGGCGCGTTCGGTGAGAAGAAGATGTACGGCAAGACGGTGCAGGGCGTCATCCGCTCCACGTTCCTCGTCGACGAGGACGGCAAGATCGAGGTCGCCCAGTACAACGTCCGGGCCACCGGGCACGTCGCGAAACTGCGGCGGGACCTGTCCGTCTGA